The DNA sequence CTATAATGTCGTCGCTACCTGAGTCTTCCGCTTCGTCGCCGGCGGACTCGTCGGCGTCGGCTGCTGCCTCGGCGACGTCGTCCGGATTCGCTTCGGCCGTCTCCTCCTCCGCGAGGTCGTCGAGGTCCGCCTCGGTGCTACGGCGCTCCGGGACGCGCGTTGGCGTGTCGGCGTCGAGTTCGGCCTCGAGAACGCGGATGCGCTCTTTCGCTTCGATGAGTTCGTCCGTCAGTCCCTCAACAGTTGACTCGAGTTCCGCCACCGTCGATTCGAGCTGCTCGACGCGGTTTTTCGACATACGTCCTAGGGATCTGTCCGGACACATAAACGTACGTCAGACAAGACTAACCGTTCTGGTAACTCGCTGGCGATCGGATCGTCGATACGGCTACTCGTCACCCCGGTGACGCCGAGTTCGACGGGCCGGACCCGGTGGCCGATTAGAACGTCTCGGTGTCGTCCAGCTGATCGAGCGCGGTCAGTGCCGCTTTCAGGATCTTCCGTTCACCGCGGCGGAGGTTCATCGAGACGGCCGTTTTCGACACGTCGAAGTGGTCCGCCAGGTCGTCGAGCGTCGTGTCCCGTGGCGTCTCGTAGTACCCCCTGGCGGTCGCGACCTCGAAGGTTTCGCGTTCCGTCTCGGTCAGGGACCGGCAGCCTTCGAGGAGCGCGGTTGCGCTGTCGGAGTTCTCGAGCAGGTCGAA is a window from the Halosolutus amylolyticus genome containing:
- a CDS encoding DUF7518 family protein, which translates into the protein MSKNRVEQLESTVAELESTVEGLTDELIEAKERIRVLEAELDADTPTRVPERRSTEADLDDLAEEETAEANPDDVAEAAADADESAGDEAEDSGSDDIIVA